A window from Shewanella livingstonensis encodes these proteins:
- a CDS encoding efflux RND transporter periplasmic adaptor subunit has translation MNSNLKMISILVIGILTGISATILYTPQNQVVSEDKEKAKPSYWVAPMNPNFRSDKPGKSPMGMDMIPVYEDAAGSTDFGPGAVTISPAVINKLGVRTTEVTLGTLQNNIKTVGYVQYDQDHLIYINPRVDGWVEELYVKAAGDPVIKGQPIYSIYSPALVNAQEEMLLALNRKDQRLITASEERLKALQIPSSAIQALRKNRTVKQNITFYAPQSGVIDNLNIREGSFVKPGMTMFSIGSLSQVWVEAEIFERQANMVKVGQIVEMKLDYLPGQFWQGKVDYVYPTLDSKTRTLKVRLRFDNTNAALKPNMFAQVSIKTLSDEDVLLLPREAVIRTGNSDRVVLALGEGKYKSVAVTVGRLDDDSIQIESGLYEGDVVVSSAQFLLDSESNKTSDLKRMTAHEDEQSDIQAITSDTAWVEAKVNSLMAAHRMINVDHQAVSEWDWPSMTMDFTVDDSVDFSVFTVGTVLHIELEKTSDGAVKVVDIRTPKITDEVSNTTHEADHSGMESGE, from the coding sequence ATGAACAGCAATTTGAAAATGATCAGCATATTAGTTATCGGTATTCTTACTGGTATTAGTGCGACAATCCTATATACACCACAGAATCAAGTAGTTTCAGAGGACAAAGAAAAAGCTAAGCCATCATATTGGGTCGCACCTATGAATCCTAATTTTCGTAGCGATAAACCCGGGAAATCACCCATGGGTATGGACATGATACCAGTGTACGAAGATGCAGCTGGCTCGACAGATTTTGGGCCGGGAGCCGTTACTATATCGCCAGCTGTTATTAATAAACTGGGTGTACGCACAACTGAAGTCACTTTAGGTACACTTCAAAATAATATTAAAACAGTGGGTTATGTTCAATATGATCAAGACCACCTTATTTATATTAATCCTAGGGTAGATGGATGGGTTGAAGAATTATATGTCAAGGCTGCTGGTGATCCGGTTATTAAAGGACAACCTATATATTCAATTTACTCTCCAGCTTTAGTTAACGCGCAAGAGGAAATGTTACTCGCATTAAATCGAAAAGATCAGCGCCTAATTACAGCATCTGAAGAACGATTAAAAGCGTTACAAATACCAAGCTCGGCAATTCAAGCGCTACGTAAAAATAGAACGGTCAAACAAAATATTACATTTTATGCTCCTCAAAGTGGAGTGATTGATAATTTGAATATACGGGAAGGATCTTTTGTTAAACCGGGTATGACAATGTTTTCAATTGGTTCATTATCACAGGTATGGGTCGAGGCCGAGATTTTTGAACGCCAAGCCAACATGGTTAAAGTTGGGCAAATTGTTGAAATGAAATTAGATTATTTGCCTGGTCAATTTTGGCAGGGCAAAGTTGATTACGTCTATCCGACATTAGACAGTAAAACAAGAACGTTAAAAGTGAGATTACGTTTCGATAATACCAATGCGGCATTAAAGCCAAATATGTTTGCACAAGTGTCGATCAAAACATTAAGTGATGAGGACGTATTACTGTTACCAAGGGAGGCGGTTATTAGAACCGGAAACTCTGATCGAGTAGTACTTGCTCTCGGTGAAGGTAAATATAAATCTGTTGCAGTGACGGTAGGGCGATTAGATGATGACAGTATTCAAATTGAATCAGGGCTGTATGAGGGCGATGTTGTCGTCTCATCTGCACAGTTTTTATTGGATTCAGAATCAAATAAAACCTCGGATCTTAAACGCATGACAGCACATGAAGATGAGCAATCCGATATCCAAGCCATCACCTCTGATACCGCCTGGGTAGAAGCAAAAGTAAATAGTCTTATGGCTGCACATCGAATGATTAATGTGGACCATCAAGCTGTCAGTGAATGGGACTGGCCATCAATGACCATGGATTTTACCGTTGATGACAGTGTGGACTTCTCTGTATTTACCGTTGGTACTGTGCTTCATATTGAATTAGAAAAAACATCAGATGGCGCGGTAAAAGTGGTGGATATACGCACTCCTAAAATCACTGATGAGGTTTCTAATACAACACATGAAGCTGATCATTCAGGAATGGAATCGGGAGAATAG
- a CDS encoding TolC family protein encodes MSLIYKKLSEIYTQYILIVVMPFIGISAAVYAAEPVQTLSLEEAVYLSQSNDPWLVSNQFQQDAIKSESIAAGTLPDPKISVGLANLSINTFDFGQEAMTQMKIGVTQMFPRGDSLSLRQQQLELTAEQYPFLRQDRRAKLSVTTAQIWFDVYKAQESIALIERNRNLFEQLSDVVKAGYSSALVKSNQQDIIRAQLEVTRLEDKLTVLAQQEDMFKQKLSEWVGKAFVDEYRIDHEQDYELLFSTFTVPNILPQIKLTNPNLYFDEEKSQHYQQALYEAFSVHPLISALEQRIESSRKGVELKKQLYKPEWGVNAGYSYRGDDPMGNSRDDLLSIGVSFDLPIFTSSKQDKQVQAAIYQSESIKTEKWLLLRNMMASYGTAKAQLLKLEQRQTLYNDFLLPQMQDQADASLTAYTNDKGDFAEVVRSLIAQLNTQLDALAINVDLQKVKVQLNYFFTPKVGPVSISHESYVDGEAK; translated from the coding sequence ATGTCTTTAATTTACAAGAAGTTGAGTGAAATTTACACTCAATATATTCTAATAGTAGTGATGCCCTTTATTGGTATTAGCGCTGCGGTATATGCGGCAGAACCAGTACAGACATTATCACTGGAAGAAGCAGTTTATCTCTCTCAATCAAACGATCCCTGGTTAGTCAGTAATCAATTTCAACAAGATGCTATTAAATCTGAGAGTATCGCGGCAGGAACCTTACCAGATCCAAAAATCAGTGTTGGTTTAGCTAATTTGTCCATAAACACTTTTGATTTTGGACAAGAAGCAATGACTCAAATGAAAATTGGTGTCACTCAAATGTTTCCCCGTGGGGATAGCTTAAGTTTACGCCAACAACAACTTGAGCTAACGGCTGAGCAATATCCTTTCTTAAGACAAGATAGACGAGCAAAGTTAAGTGTCACCACAGCTCAAATTTGGTTTGATGTATATAAAGCGCAAGAGAGCATTGCACTGATTGAGCGCAATCGTAACTTATTTGAACAACTATCAGATGTTGTTAAAGCAGGGTATTCATCTGCTTTAGTTAAATCTAATCAGCAGGATATTATTCGTGCTCAGTTAGAGGTGACCCGTCTTGAAGATAAGCTGACCGTTTTGGCTCAGCAAGAAGATATGTTTAAACAGAAATTATCTGAATGGGTGGGTAAGGCATTTGTTGATGAATATCGAATAGATCATGAACAAGATTATGAGCTGTTATTTTCGACGTTTACCGTCCCTAATATACTTCCTCAAATTAAACTAACGAATCCTAATCTTTATTTCGATGAGGAAAAAAGCCAACATTACCAACAGGCTCTGTATGAAGCGTTCTCTGTTCATCCACTCATTTCAGCATTAGAGCAAAGGATTGAATCAAGCCGAAAAGGTGTCGAGTTAAAAAAGCAATTGTACAAGCCTGAATGGGGTGTAAATGCTGGATACAGTTATCGAGGCGATGATCCTATGGGTAATTCTCGCGATGATTTGCTATCAATTGGCGTGAGTTTTGATTTACCAATATTTACTTCGTCAAAACAAGACAAGCAAGTTCAAGCCGCTATTTATCAATCTGAATCAATTAAAACGGAAAAGTGGTTACTGCTTCGAAACATGATGGCGTCATACGGTACTGCTAAAGCGCAACTTCTTAAATTGGAACAACGTCAGACACTCTACAACGATTTTTTATTACCTCAAATGCAAGATCAAGCTGATGCGTCGCTAACGGCTTACACAAATGATAAAGGTGATTTCGCTGAAGTCGTACGTTCCCTCATTGCTCAATTAAATACTCAATTAGATGCTTTGGCCATTAACGTTGATTTACAGAAAGTTAAGGTTCAATTGAACTATTTTTTTACCCCTAAAGTGGGTCCAGTTAGTATCTCGCATGAATCGTATGTTGATGGAGAAGCAAAATGA